One Glandiceps talaboti chromosome 2, keGlaTala1.1, whole genome shotgun sequence genomic region harbors:
- the LOC144453677 gene encoding uncharacterized protein LOC144453677, with protein sequence MTLLNTKLMTNFETKDKMLKKLVDLCLDCIGKNLHVITNIHNDLPTKLKEVLIERLGFHDKFTPEYLPHIAEQLFCAALKKINFYECTQIDDAVLLKLADCKCQLQSLSIDGCLNVTDHGLQALLQYQTQLQTLEIISLPEVTGSCLKDLHSSEFQYLIFQEQYGTRPGIDNEALCSFIDNNKSLFFVCIHKASSSKPLTENQISKIITNLGQQLILLYVTGNTEISDRNLTELAEKCPNLRTLKIRKLDEYSWSNVSENGLRNLFNGCKQLSEISLSYYHELFLNQHGRCALPELPKSLEDITLDGSLSGVDEEVLYETLTQLPLLQKLDTNLDGISAELIDRILAKNGHQFKDLRLMCSSAICTTMHSVMASVAKYCINLNSLTVYTCEHMDGRVLYPLLQDETRAAKLKHLKLWPLGNLMYDVLLAVVNSCLNLQTLTLANHNLDDDFVLALSKNCQNLSSLDLNGQCPDVSEDALCKLAMRCPLSLARFPRMVHITDKLVKTMAYHCPCLVFLRFSGEAGISPEAIKMLRENCVKRVYIAYHPKIE encoded by the exons ATGACATT ATTGAATACCAAGTTAATGACCAACTTCgaaacaaaagacaaaatgttgaaaaagcTGGTAGATTTGTGCCTTGACTGCATTGGTAAGAATCTCCATGTgataacaaacatacacaatgaCTTACCAACCAAGTTAAAAGAGGTACTCATAGAAAGACTTGGTTTCCATGATAAATTTACACCTGAATATTTACCACACATAGCAGAACAATTATTTTGTGCTGCACTGAAGAAGATCAATTTCTATGAGTGTACTCAGATTGATGATGCAGTCCTACTGAAGCTAGCAGACTGCAAATGTCAGCTGCAGTCATTGTCAATTGATGGATGTCTAAATGTCACTGATCATGGTCTGCAAGCTCTGCTGCAGTATCAGACACAGCTACAAACATTAGAAATAATTTCATTGCCTGAGGTTACAGGTTCCTGTCTGAAGGATCTCCACTCATCAGAATTCCAGTATTTAATCTTCCAGGAGCAATATGGTACTCGGCCAGGCATTGATAATGAAGCCTTGTGTTCTTTCATTGACAATAATAAGTCTCTGTTCTTTGTTTGCATTCACAAAGCATCATCATCAAAGCCACTAACTGAAAATCAGATTTCAAAGATTATCACTAACCTTGGGCAGCAACTGATCCTCTTGTATGTAACAGGTAACACAGAAATCTCAGATAGAAATTTAACAGAGCTGGCTGAAAAATGCCCAAATCTAAGAACTTTGAAGATCAGGAAATTAGATGAATATTCATGGAGCAATGTGAGTGAGAATGGTTTGAGGAATCTGTTCAATGGTTGTAAGCAATTATCAGAGATTAGTTTGAGTTATTATCATGAGTTATTTCTTAATCAACATGGCAGGTGTGCCCTACCTGAACTTCCAAAGTCTTTAGAAGATATCACTTTGGATGGGAGTTTATCTGGTGTTGATGAAGAAGTGCTGTATGAGACCTTGACACAACTTCCACTGCTACAGAAGTTGGATACAAATCTTGATGGCATCTCAGCTGAATTGATTGACAGGATTTTGGCAAAGAATGGACACCAATTTAAGGATCTCAGGTTGATGTGTTCATCTGCCATATGCACTACTATGCACTCAGTCATGGCTTCAGTTGCCAAATACTGTATTAATTTGAATAGTTTAACAGTGTACACCTGTGAACACATGGATGGCAGAGTATTGTATCCGTTACTGCAGGATGAGACCAGAGCGGCTAAACTGAAACATttgaagttgtggcctcttggAAATTTAATGTATGATGTCCTTCTGGCAGTTGTAAATTCTTGCCTAAATTTGCAGACTCTGACTCTTGCAAACCATAACTTGGATGACGACTTTGTACTGGCCCTTTCTAAAAACTGCCAAAATCTAAGCAGCTTGGATTTGAATGGTCAATGCCCAGATGTTTCTGAAGATGccttatgcaaattagcaatgaGATGCCCATTGAGTCTTGCTCGTTTTCCAAGAATGGTACACATCACAGATAAATTGGTAAAAACAATGGCTTATCATTGTCCATGCTTGGTGTTTTTAAGGTTTTCTGGAGAAGCTGGAATTTCTCCTGAAGCTATCAAGATGTTGAGAGAAAATTGTGTGAAGAGAGTGTACATAGCATACCATCCCAAAATAGAGTAG